The nucleotide window CTGAATTACCGGTGGCCACCATTGCCGCTACCATTGTCCTGCACGAACAGGTAACACCCCTGCAGATAGCCGGGGTACTGATTATCCTGTCAGCCATTGTAGCGGCCAATCTGAAAAAACGGAAAGCGGCCCTGGCCAAAAGCGAAGTATTAAACCCATGAGGTGTTTTTTTTATTTATCTTTGCCCCCGCTATTAGAACCTAGTGATTTACGAACAGTTTTTTCATGAAAGCATTTAACTTTTTTATCTTATATCGTTTCCCCATCGGGATTGTGTTATTTGTGGCCGGTATTGTACTCGGAGTTACAGTGGGATGGTGGGAAGCTACCCTCGTATTGTTGCTCGCTGTTATCTGTATCGCGACCCATCTTCTGTTTGGTCCTATGCGGCTGGTACAGGAAGCAGTAGAAGCTGGTGACATCGAACGCGCCACTGCCCTGATGAATATGGTGAAATTTCCTAAACTGCTGTATAAACCGATCCGTTCTGTATACTTCTTCATGCAAAGTAACATGGCCATGTACAGCAACGACCTGGACAAAGCTGAAAGCACTATCCGCCAAAGCATCCAGTCCGGCAGCCCGATGAAGGAATATGAAGGCATGCAGTACTTCCAGCTGGGTACCATCGCTTACCAGAAAAACGATCTGAAAACAGCAGACCAGAACCTGAAGAAAGCAGTACGTATGGGCCTTCCCGATAAGGAAAACACCGCTGCTGCCCTGCTCACACTGGCATCCATCGCCATGAGCCGCCGTGACTTCAAATCTGCCAAAGAATATTTCCGCAGAGCCAAAGCACAGAAACCTACTACCGCACAAATCGTCAACCAGATCAAGGAAATGGACAAATACATTTCCAGGATGCCGGGATGATAACAATATTTACTGAAAGAAAGGGCCGGATGATAAACCATCCGGCCCTTTCTTATTCGTAATTTCGCGCATGATGAAACTGAAACTTTACACACTTCCACTACTTTTATTGTCTGTTTCCGCTGCTGCACAGGACTCCCTGTACAGGATCAGCCAGCTGAATGAAGTTTCCGTGACCGCCACCAAAGGGCCACAGAAAGCCAGCGAAACCGGGAAGGTGATCACCATCCTCCCACATGAATACCTGGAGAAAAACAGCGGCAGAACCATCGCCGCTATCCTCAGCGAACAAGCCGGC belongs to Chitinophaga sp. HK235 and includes:
- a CDS encoding lipopolysaccharide assembly protein LapB, with translation MKAFNFFILYRFPIGIVLFVAGIVLGVTVGWWEATLVLLLAVICIATHLLFGPMRLVQEAVEAGDIERATALMNMVKFPKLLYKPIRSVYFFMQSNMAMYSNDLDKAESTIRQSIQSGSPMKEYEGMQYFQLGTIAYQKNDLKTADQNLKKAVRMGLPDKENTAAALLTLASIAMSRRDFKSAKEYFRRAKAQKPTTAQIVNQIKEMDKYISRMPG